The DNA sequence GTTGAACCAGTAGAACCTGTAGCACCGGTAGGACCTGTAGAACCAGTCGCACCTGTTGTACCATCGGTGCCAGTAGGACCTGTAGGACCAGTGGGACCTGTCGCCCCGTCAGTGCCGGTTGCGCCTGTAGGACCGGTAGGACCAGTGGGACCTGTCGCCCCGTCAGCGCCGGTAGAACCGGTTGGCCCAGTTGAACCCGTCGTGCCATCGGTGCCGGTCGGTCCAGTGGGACCTGTTACGCCATCAGCACCGGTAGAACCTGTAGGACCAGTGGGACCGGTAGGACCAGTTGCGCCATCGGTGCCAGTAGGACCTGTTGGCCCAGTAGAACCGGTTGCACCACCGGTGCCTGTTGCTCCGGTAGGACCAGTGGCACCCGTTGCTCCAGTTGTGCCTGTCGATCCGGTGGGACCTGTTGGTCCGGTCGCACCTGTCGCCCCGTCAGCACCGGTAGGTCCGGTAGGACCAGTGGAACCTGTTGGTCCGGTAGGGCCAGTTGAACCCGTCGAGCCTTCGGTGCCAGTAGGACCGATTGGTCCAGTGGAACCTGTTGGTCCGGTAGGGCCAGTTGAGCCAGTCGCGCCTGTTGCCCCATCAATGCCGGTTGGTCCGGTTGCCCCGTCAGCACCAGTAGGGCCGGTTACGTTGGGATTTTCAATCGAGACAATGGCAGAGCCCTGTGTTACTGTAATATCCAGAGTCGTGGATTCAAAGATTAGGTTGTCTCCGACTCCCATGGTGGCAGAGCCAGTGGTTCCAATTACATTAAACAATAGATCGCCTGCAAAGGTGCCGGTAGGACCAGTAGCACCGGTCGGTCCGGTGGGACCCGTTGCGCCGGTTGCACCAGTGGCACCGTCAGTACCAGTAGGGCCTGTAGCTCCGGTGACCCCTTGAATACCCTGAGGGCCGGTAGCCCCGGTGACCCCTTGAATACCCTGAGGGCCGGTAGCCCCAGTGACCCCTTGAATACCTTGAGGACCAGTGGCCCCGGTGACCCCTTGAATACCCTGAGGGCCGGTAGCCCCGGTGACCCCTTGAATACCCTGAGGGCCGGTAGCCCCTGTGAGCCCTTGAATACCTTGAGGGCCTGTAGCTCCGGTGACCCCTTGAATACCCTGAGGGCCAGTAGCCCCGGTGACCCCTTGAGTACCTTGAGGGCCGGTAGCCCCGGTGACCCCCTGAATACCCTGAGGGCCGGTAGCCCCGGTGGTGCCCTGAATACCCTGAGGGCCGGTAGCCCCGGTGGCACCTTGAGCGCCCTGAGGACCAGCAGGGCCTTGAACGCCCATGGGCCCTCTGGGCCCGGGAGGGCCAACACAGCAACACCCGCCGCCACAATTGCATTGATTGTGGTGGTAGGATGAATCAAAATTATTTGACATGAAATACCTCCGCCCATGATTTGATCTTAAATAGGTGCATTTTTCACACTGCAATTTAGTATATGTGGGTTCAGCACATGGTGATATTCAGGGGATTTATAAAAAATTTACAGTGATGGATAAATTGAAATCATCCATAAAATACCTATATTATAATTTTGATTCTTTTTAAAGAATTTTTTGCATTCTTGAGCATGCTGTATGATGTTTTCTCGATGATATAAGTATTCTGCGCGCAATAACTTTGACCGAGAAATATTCAAAAATGAATATCAAAAGGTTTACTGTGGGATACTTTTAAAGCACAAAATGGAAGTGCATGCTGACAAAAAGAAACATGAGAAAACAGTATTTCGATATTGATATACAATTAACAATATGCTATACTAATTTTATCTTTAATAAAGTCAAAGGAGGATCTTCATGAAAGGCTTTGCAATGAAAAAAATTGGTGAAATAGGCTGGACCGAGAAAGAGATTCCGGCTATCGGCCCCAACGATGCGTTGGTTCGCCCCACTGCCATTTCACCCTGTACTTCCGATGTACACACCGTATGGGCAGGTGCGATCGGCGATCGTGAGGATATGATTCTGGGCCACGAAGCAGTTGGCGTTGTAGAAGCTGTCGGCGAATTGGTTAAGGATTTTAAACCCGGTGACCGTGTTGTGGTTCCTGCCATTACACCGGATTGGAATTCTCTGGAGGCACAGGGCGGATATTCCATGCATTCGGGCGGTATGCTGGCGGGCTGGAAATTCTCCAATTTTAAGGATGGTGTATTTGCTGAGTTTTTCCATGTCAATGATGCAGACGGAAATTTGGCCCATCTGCCTGATTCCATTGATGATGCAGCAGGTGTTATGCTTTGTGATATGATGCCCACCGGTCTTCACGGCGTGGAGCTGGCTGATGTACAGTTTGGTGATAAGGTGCTGGTTATCGGTATCGGGCCTGTAGGCTTGATGAGCGTGGCCGGAGCGGCTCTGCGGGGTGCCTCTGAAATTTTTGCTGTAGGCAGCCGGCCCAACTGCATTGAAATTGCCAAGGAATACGGCGCTACCCATATTATCAATTACCGCAGCGGCTCTATCGAA is a window from the Oscillospiraceae bacterium MB08-C2-2 genome containing:
- a CDS encoding NAD(P)-dependent alcohol dehydrogenase → MKGFAMKKIGEIGWTEKEIPAIGPNDALVRPTAISPCTSDVHTVWAGAIGDREDMILGHEAVGVVEAVGELVKDFKPGDRVVVPAITPDWNSLEAQGGYSMHSGGMLAGWKFSNFKDGVFAEFFHVNDADGNLAHLPDSIDDAAGVMLCDMMPTGLHGVELADVQFGDKVLVIGIGPVGLMSVAGAALRGASEIFAVGSRPNCIEIAKEYGATHIINYRSGSIEDQVMELTQGKGVDRVIIAGGDVDTFATAIRVLKPGGRIGNVNYLGEGDYIQIPRVEWGCGMAHKQIAGGLMPGGRLRMEKLIALVEAGRIDPSKLITHRFDSFDKVEEALLMMKDKPKNLIKPVVFMK